In Ischnura elegans chromosome 9, ioIscEleg1.1, whole genome shotgun sequence, the following proteins share a genomic window:
- the LOC124164950 gene encoding putative protein TPRXL, with the protein MGDSGEWRAHRPAGGSSTHILRALGRRLRDRSGSVDVLLLSNGGGANSRHAAAATLAAAAAAAAALASGGDLAEVTRTLRRKVQEQQEQKQQQQQQQEAEEEAEREEEADECRDGDDEEAEGDSEEEEDEKEAEEREAEEERRGWRRSRGGNSPRQSSVSAHLAKLLDFRRSSPLSSESCSPTSGGGGGGYGRRGGGGGKEAGGEQQPPTSPNGGSGGESSSSGSSSSGGGGGHRHHHHHHHHRRRESASASLRKVLQSLSLYSGGNGNGGGGGVEDDSRCTSCTDGDGTSSSSSSSSSSSSSSSSSNSSSSGNVLQEDVRTLRPVHHKKQKSAPLIANNQSNSSSSSSRKRILRTPPTYTYVRGFSGLPTQRIATRRCPRGIRPPCCSRHPQHFPPPPTPLPTSYRPSLIKSIADFDR; encoded by the coding sequence ATGGGTGACAGCGGGGAGTGGCGGGCCCACCGGCCGGCCGGCGGCAGCAGCACCCACATCCTCCGGGCCCTCGGCCGCCGACTCCGGGACCGCTCCGGCTCCGTCGACGTCCTCCTCCTATCCAACGGGGGCGGCGCCAACAGCCGACACGCCGCTGCGGCCACCTTGGCCGCGGCAGCAGCGGCGGCGGCAGCCCTCGCCTCCGGCGGCGACCTCGCCGAGGTGACGCGGACCCTGCGACGCAAGGTCCAGGAGCAGCAGGAGCAGaagcaacaacagcaacagcagcaggaggcggaggaggaggcggaaCGCGAGGAGGAAGCAGACGAGTGTCGTGACGGTGACGACGAGGAGGCGGAAGGCGacagcgaggaggaggaggacgagaaGGAGGCGGAGGAgcgggaggcggaggaggagaggCGGGGATGGCGCCGGAGTCGCGGAGGCAACTCCCCCAGGCAGTCCTCCGTCTCCGCGCACCTCGCAAAGCTGCTCGACTTCCGCCGAAGCAGTCCGCTCTCCTCCGAGTCCTGCTCGCCCACGTCCGGAGGCGGTGGCGGAGGTTACGGGAGGCGTGGTGGCGGCGGCGGCAAGGAGGCGGGAGGGGAGCAGCAGCCCCCGACGTCCCCCAACGGGGGCAGCGGGGGCGAGAGCTCCTCCTCCGGTTCCTCCTCGTCGGGGGGCGGGGGCGGCCACAggcaccatcaccaccaccaccaccaccgacgCAGGGAGTCTGCCTCGGCTTCCCTCCGCAAGGTCCTGCAATCCCTCTCCCTTTACTCAGGGGGCAATGGCAACGGGGGCGGAGGAGGCGTAGAGGACGACAGCCGTTGCACATCCTGCACGGATGGGGACGGGACGAGCAGCAGCAGCTCTTCCAGCTCATCGAGCTCCTCCAGCTCTTCCAGCTCCAACTCCAGCTCCAGCGGCAACGTGCTCCAGGAGGACGTGCGGACCCTTCGTCCTGTGCACCACAAGAAGCAGAAGTCGGCGCCGCTGATTGCCAATAATCAGTCCAACTCTTCCTCGTCATCATCAAGGAAGAGGATCTTGAGAACCCCTCCCACGTACACCTACGTGAGGGGTTTCTCAGGCCTGCCAACCCAGAGGATAGCCACGAGGCGCTGTCCCAGGGGGATACGCCCTCCTTGCTGTTCCCGTCATCCTCAGCATTTCCCGCCTCCTCCGACACCCCTGCCGACATCCTACAGGCCAAGCCTCATCAAATCCATTGCAGACTTTGACCGCTGA